One Antennarius striatus isolate MH-2024 chromosome 9, ASM4005453v1, whole genome shotgun sequence genomic window, CACCAGCTCTATCATGTCTATCATCTTGTCATGctgtccttcctcttcttcctcgctGCTGATAACTCGGGTTGTCAAGAGCCTGGCTCTCGATGGACCGTACTCCTTCCTTTCAACAGAGGGGGGTAAAGTTGGCAGGGTGCATGTTTCTATGGAAGGGGAACACCCCACGTCAACCCATCGGGTGAAAAGTTCTGATGTTAGGCTGAGGAGTTCTTCGGGGGAGGAAGACAATCTGGAGAACTGGGTGAGCTCCGTCTCTTCCTGGAACCtctatgaggaaaaaaagagaaatgaataaataaaaaacacggAGAAAGACTGCCAAATTCAAATTATCTTATATGCAAAAGTATAAAATTGGCATAAATGCAGTAAGCAGTTAAATATATTGTTCTGGCCTTTTTGCATTTAAGGCATGTATTGTAAATGTAAACACTTTTTAGCAGAGTGAAGTCCAAAATAATAAGGTATAATTAGATatattcaaaaagaaaatcttaCCTCTGTATTTCTGTTCTTTCGTATAATTTTACCCAGTGCCTGCTTTATATCAAAGATTAAGGAGTGATTCAGGTGCTCATCCCAGAGGTTTCTGAGAAGAACATGCCAGGAATCCAGAAGGACTACTGCAGCAGGGAACACACAACACTGTAGGGAAAAGTGTGGGAAAACACAACAACTCAAAAGTTTGGTTTGAGCGTgcaaaaacatgtacaaaaaaataaccGCAAGAATATAAGTCATTTCTCAATTGCAAGTACCGTAAGACTCAAGGATACTTGACACGGCAAGAATGTATGTGGAATGGTTAAAGTAGCTGAAAATAAAGGCTAAACTTTCTGAAGATAGCATTTATTGCACATCGGACCTCATTTACAGTTTATCAGGTAGGAACTTACCGGGTCAGTGTCACAGAGCATGCTCCTTGTGTAATGGTGCACCACATAGTAATTCTTAGGAAATACAGTCCTCTGGAAaacgaaagaaaaaaatgagaataaacCCACAGATGATGATAATAACGGAAACTTCAACTATAAGGATTATaaaactattactactattccAACAATTTCATTTGTATCACGTGATAATTTAAGTAACCAAAGAAGTGAACCTGTTCACTGTTTGATACTCTTTGTAGATTCACTCACGTCATTGATTAACACTATTTATCATCTGATAACTCATCAGAGCCGACCATTGTCATTCATTTGAGTCAGACTGTCACATTTGACCACCAAGTTAACCAACTGATTAACAAGTGATTCTATTCCTTGAAAGATTGTATATGCATTTGTTAAAACTACCATATTATTTAGTCATGCTTTCTGTGTAACTGATACAGAAAGCATGTTTTTGACTTCAGAAACCCAAAAATGAAACTATAAAATCAAGCATGAGGTAACTTACAAATCCAGTAGGATTGGAGTCGATAgtagttttaatgtttttcacacCTTCATAGTCAAAGCCACATCCACCGCATTGAACAGTCCAGAGTGATAGGAACAGAAAAACTGTTGGAAGCATGAGAAAGACGACGGTAAGGAGACAGAACACATTCAGTAATTACTGGAAAGCCTCTGAGGTCTGTGGCTTGTCCAAACAGCGTACCTACTAAAGGACGTGACATCATTCCTCGTCTCAATTAGGATTTTTAGTAGAAAACAAGATGACATGGTGTTATTACAACATTTGAACTAAGCTTTAGACACAGGAAATGTTGTTGTAACACTACAAAGTGACACAACAATTGAAATGAGGCCTGGATATGAAAGAACCAATTTTAAGTTGAGAGTTTTTCCCTCCAACAGACATAATATAAAGTTTGAAAACTTTCTTAAATGTCCTTAAACCTTGTGTCTCACCTGGCAGTGACATCCTTTTTATCTTTCTAAGAACGGACACTTCTCCATTGCTCTTGTTGACAGTAATCTCTCTGCGGATGGGGTTTGTGTCAGTCAGGTCTGTGAAAAAGCAGTTCCCTCTCTGTGGTTTCCTGGGGTCTTTGACAcactgtcttcttctccttcactgCTTGATTGTTAGTTCCCTTGTGGATATCCTTTATGCATTCCTTCCTTTTGCGTTTCTTTGGTACTTTCCCAAAAATGTCTCATTTATCCTCTCACGCCATCCTGTTCTCTCACTTTGGATTTTCCCACTTAAGCCTGAGTGGCTGCAGCCTTTTCCtatgaaagctttttttttttctttttaactctatctctttccctttcccttttcACTACTGACCTAGAATGTTCCTGAACCACATAATTTGAACCACTCCTCTTTCCCTTGCAACTGGTTAATGGATAAAAGCAGGGCAGACAGTGgcctcctcttctctgtctctctctctctctccggccACCCAGTGTATCCTCACCCGACTCAAAGTGAGAGTGCTGTGCTGAATTGCTTGTCTGCTCCCTTTAAGTCTCAGTCCCTCCCACCGCCACACGTTTTACCTCACTATTGACTGACCCGGCTCCCTCCCCCCGTTCTCGACATTCTCTGACACCCACCCTCTtgcccccatcctcctccctcCAACACCAGGCCCAAGGAGGCTTAGTCATGCAGTTGGAGcgtatgtttttcattttgactcTCCCCCACACCTCTGCGCCTGTGGGTCCCTCGGTCTTTATCCCACTAAATTCAGCATGCAATATCTGCCTGTTTAATCATCACAtcatctgctttttttaaaaaaaatgacagaatcaCATTCCTTCAAAAACTGGATTGCAACACTACGTTGCCTGAACTTGCAAGCCTGTGACATTTGCTTGTGTGACCGCTTTATGTAGTCATTGCTGTTGAGATCCACTTCATAGTGATGAACGAACTGATTCTGATGTCAGATGTTGTGAACAGCTGTCATCATCCTGTTCTTACTGTGTTCAACTCTCCCTTCAAGTTGTATGATGCACCATCTTAGTTTGGCTTAAATGTCAGAAGGAATTAATCACTCACTTCAGGAATGATAGTTGTTTTTTGGAAGAATTGCTTTTAAAACAAGCCAGAGGAAGTAAGATGACTTTCCCATTTCTCTTAAGGGGAGAGGAAACCAGAGAGCAGCAGAGTCCCTGAGGAATCATCAACTCCAAAACctatttgtgttttaatgatgGCAGTAAATATCCGGCCATTgtgcaatgtttttgtttcactcaTCTCTTGCATACAGGGGAAAGTAAATATGTAACTAATCCGTGGAGCTGCTAAAAATtatgtttctgtttccatgacTTCAACTTGCAGAATGAAATTTTGACTTGAGTAAATCACAGAAAAGAATAAgaacaaaacatctttattaGAACTTTGGAGCAAGTCTCAGTAAGCCAGATAAGCTGAgcgaaaaggaaaaaaaaggcgacTCCCAATTTAAACAAAGCCTTATGCTGCTGAACTTTATTGACTCAAGTCTGCATGTTTCTGCAAAGCATTAAACTGACATAACCGTAGTGTGAAATAAGGTTTTCAGTTGATCTGTGTTCGACCGGCTTATGAAGATACCAAGAACGTGTTTGTCTGCTCTGGATCATTGCCGCGTTATGCAACCGATTTCCACATTTCAGGACACAAGAAAATTGTAAAGTGTTGTCTTACAGCACTTGTTGGGTGCCTGCCACTCCAACAAGTGAGTTGTAGCCATAGGCTTCCAATTCATTCCATCTTCATTCTCCTTGTTTGCCACAAGATGGAGACAATTAAGGAATTAAAAATGTCACAGGGTCATTCAGAGTAATTTATTTCACTTAAAAGCATCAACAAatagcacacagacacagtctGCTTGTAAGAAGTTGAGTCATATATTCGTATGTGGAGCCTTTGTATAATAATTCCCTTTGAAAATCAAAAGCCTCATACATCATACAGACTCACTGAATGCAGTAATTTGAGAATAATCGGGGTAAGGAGCATATCTCTCAAAACTTATCAAGAGCATTTCCTTCAATGTCTCTGAAAGACCAAAACAGTTCACAAATACCACGATGATAAGGTTTTTACTTTCAGTTTCTATTCCTTTGTATTCCCCTTCCCCTTTTAGGCcctttttttcatccatttacTGCCTCTCGCTTTGTCACTGGCTAgggctcctctctcctccccgcACCGCTGTCATGAGATGACTTTTGTAGGTTTTGCTGAGTCCAGTCATCCAGAACTTAAGTAGCCTAACATTGTCCTCCTCACCAAGCCCTGTAGCTCCAAGAAGGGCCAGAACCTTCTGGGTGTCCTCTCTGCCTCGCCCGTCCACTTTGGAGAACTTGAACAGCACTTTGACTTTACTGAAACAAAGGGAATCACTATTACTAAAATGGTGAACCATATTGTACATAACATAGATAGCAAGAGTTTTTACAAAAGCATGAAGCAACCCCTTTCAACCAGTATTATGATATCAAAGATTTGATCGAACATGCAGTCTT contains:
- the zgc:174888 gene encoding uncharacterized protein zgc:174888, which codes for MSLPVFLFLSLWTVQCGGCGFDYEGVKNIKTTIDSNPTGFRTVFPKNYYVVHHYTRSMLCDTDPCCVFPAAVVLLDSWHVLLRNLWDEHLNHSLIFDIKQALGKIIRKNRNTERFQEETELTQFSRLSSSPEELLSLTSELFTRWVDVGCSPSIETCTLPTLPPSVERKEYGPSRARLLTTRVISSEEEEEGQHDKMIDMIELVPNSGPPCITPCLSYYAFVWSLFLFRFHWWLFP